Proteins from a genomic interval of Dama dama isolate Ldn47 chromosome 1, ASM3311817v1, whole genome shotgun sequence:
- the LOC133059675 gene encoding eukaryotic translation initiation factor 3 subunit H-like, giving the protein MASRKEGTGSSATSSSSTTGAAGKGKGGSGDSAVKQVQIDGLVVLKIIKHYQEEGQGTEGVQGVLLGLVVEDQLEITNCFPFLQHTEDDADFDEVQYQMEMMRSLHHVNIDHLHVGWYQSMYYGSFVTRALLDSQFSYQHAIEESVVLIYDPIKTAQGSLSLKAYRLTPKLMEVCKEKDFSPEALKKGNITFEHMFEEVPIVIKNSHLINVLMWELEKKSAVADKHELLSLASSNHLGKTLQLLMDRVDEMSQDIVKYNTYMRNTSKQQQQKHQYQQRRQQENMQRQSRGEPPLPEEDLSKLFKPHQPPARMDSLLIAGQINTYCQNIKEFTAQNLGKLFMAQALQEYNN; this is encoded by the coding sequence ATGGCGTCCCGCAAAGAAGGCACCGGCTCATCCGCCACCTCTTCCAGCTCTACCACCGGCGCTGCAGGCAAAGGCAAAGGAGGATCCGGAGATTCAGCCGTGAAGCaagtgcagatagatggcttggTGGTATTAAAGATTATCAAACATTACCAGGAAGAAGGACAAGGAACTGAAGGGGTTCAAGGAGTGCTTTTGGGCCTTGTTGTAGAAGATCAACTTGAGATTACTAactgctttcctttccttcagcACACTGAAGATGATGCTgactttgatgaagtccagtaTCAGATGGAGATGATGCGGAGCCTGCACCATGTGAACATCGACCACCTCCACGTGGGCTGGTACCAGTCCATGTACTACGGCTCATTCGTCACCCGGGCCCTTCTGGATTCTCAGTTCAGTTACCAGCATGCCATTGAAGAGTCTGTCGTTCTCATTTATGATCCCATAAAAACTGCCCAAGGGTCTCTCTCACTAAAGGCATACAGACTGACTCCTAAATTGATGGAAGTTTGTAAAGAAAAGGATTTTTCTCCTGAAGCATTGAAAAAGGGAAATATCACCTTTGAGCACATGTTTGAAGAAGTGCCGATTGTAATTAAAAATTCACACCTGATCAACGTTCTAATGTGGGAGCTGGAGAAGAAGTCAGCTGTAGCAGACAAACATGAATTGCTCAGTCTTGCTAGCAGCAATCACTTGGGGAAGACACTccagttgctgatggacagagtgGATGAGATGAGCCAAGATATAGTTAAATATAACACATACATGAGGAACACaagtaaacagcagcagcagaaacatcAGTATCAGCAGCGTCGCCAGCAGGAGAACATGCAGCGCCAGAGCCGAGGAGAACCCCCACTCCCTGAGGAGGATCTGTCCAAACTCTTCAAACCACACCAGCCCCCTGCCAGGATGGATTCTCTGCTCATTGCAGGCCAGATTAACACTTACTGCCAGAACATCAAGGAGTTCACTGCCCAGAACTTAGGCAAACTCTTCATGGCCCAGGCTCTTCAAGAATACAACAACTAA